A genomic window from Prunus persica cultivar Lovell chromosome G2, Prunus_persica_NCBIv2, whole genome shotgun sequence includes:
- the LOC109947621 gene encoding uncharacterized protein LOC109947621, with protein sequence MYVINLLQTNYNLEDLDEESLAYVNRLFSERYKQWKSDLHHHFEAFDDPQVALQEGCPKELEEREDSWAWLCAHFQAPAFVNKAKVNKGNRKKKTLLHHSGSRPFSYWMDARRQVIIE encoded by the exons atgtatgtaattaatttattgcagacgaactacaACTTGGAGGACCTTGACGAAGAGTCGTTGgcgtacgtcaacagactcttctctgagaggtacaagcagtggaagagcgacttgcaccaccattttGAGGCGTTCgatgatccgcaagtcgctcttcaagAGGGTTGCCCGAAAGAGCTTGAGGAgcgggaggatagttgggcgtggctctgcgctcattttcaggCGCCCgcttttgtg aataaagccaaagtcaataagggcaataggaagaagaagactcttctccaTCATTCGGGTTCCAGGCCCTTCTCCTATTGGATGGATGCACGGCGTCAGGTAATAatagaataa